Proteins co-encoded in one Blastocatellia bacterium genomic window:
- a CDS encoding HNH endonuclease, whose translation MLSDEVRDAVRYLYQFRCGYCGVREEDVGAELTIDHHRPTSQGGSDQLDNLVYCCSKCNAHKGSYWHETHAPQIRLLHPRQDDLTLHLHEGADGYLTGSTPEGQFLIERLRLNRPALVTYRLNQQELKQRQDELRVAREREQALRQRIEELDALLQAVTAQIQSETEGG comes from the coding sequence GTGCTGTCTGATGAAGTTCGTGATGCGGTTCGTTACCTTTACCAATTCCGCTGCGGTTATTGTGGGGTTCGCGAAGAAGATGTCGGCGCTGAGTTGACAATAGACCATCACCGGCCGACCTCTCAGGGTGGGAGTGATCAGCTCGACAACCTGGTCTATTGCTGTTCCAAATGCAACGCGCACAAGGGAAGCTACTGGCATGAAACGCACGCGCCCCAGATTCGTTTGCTCCATCCTCGACAAGATGATTTGACCCTACATCTGCATGAAGGAGCTGATGGCTATCTGACAGGTTCGACACCGGAGGGCCAATTTCTTATCGAGCGGTTACGATTGAATCGTCCCGCACTGGTCACCTATCGCCTAAATCAGCAGGAACTGAAGCAGCGGCAAGACGAATTACGTGTGGCCCGTGAGCGTGAGCAAGCGTTACGTCAGCGCATTGAGGAACTCGACGCGTTACTTCAAGCCGTCACTGCCCAAATTCAATCCGAAACTGAAGGTGGCTAA
- a CDS encoding cupin domain-containing protein, whose protein sequence is MIVKDAEAQRGRFGEKIHVKGPRMEMRLWENIPAGFHFDPHDFPVDIAGFVVKGKAKWTIDGREYITGAGDSYYLPQGCVYGLDVLEELSVVEVLSPARP, encoded by the coding sequence ATGATTGTCAAAGACGCAGAGGCGCAACGCGGTCGTTTTGGTGAAAAAATTCACGTGAAAGGTCCGCGCATGGAAATGCGATTGTGGGAGAATATCCCTGCCGGATTCCATTTCGATCCGCATGATTTTCCTGTAGACATTGCAGGATTCGTGGTAAAAGGGAAAGCCAAGTGGACAATTGACGGACGGGAATACATCACCGGCGCGGGCGATAGTTATTACTTGCCGCAGGGTTGTGTTTATGGCCTCGATGTACTGGAAGAACTCTCAGTCGTGGAGGTGCTCAGTCCGGCGCGACCGTAG
- a CDS encoding EamA family transporter, which yields MNQTEGTVLVQQRRSLVEVGELWALVGVLGYASANVFEAHAVKGADPLIGPLIRGIPSLVLAIVLMYRRNTFGQLQPHSPHYIGRKGIILFIVPGVLATLGLFTYFYALQLGGVAITIPVQQSFILWGALASWLYLGERFGAKSLLGVALVVTGLVVLGLGRLTGTPVTGQWYYAIPLALFTAIAFGVSGVFWRLGQLHGADQSTGILVNTLASEVVALIGLMLAGRLSALWETSVQNWLALLAGGALSGIVGLYGMFTSLKYLSVTRAYALSSLTPLVAATLAFLFLGEQLNAQMVIGIIMVTVGVALVQIFKPTEKATA from the coding sequence ATGAATCAAACGGAAGGCACTGTTCTTGTTCAACAGCGAAGGTCGCTCGTGGAAGTTGGCGAGCTATGGGCATTAGTGGGCGTGCTTGGCTACGCTTCGGCCAACGTCTTTGAAGCGCATGCGGTCAAAGGCGCCGATCCGTTGATCGGCCCGTTGATTCGTGGCATTCCGTCGTTAGTCCTGGCGATCGTGTTAATGTACCGCAGAAACACATTCGGGCAGCTTCAGCCGCATTCACCGCACTACATTGGGCGAAAGGGGATCATCTTGTTTATTGTCCCCGGCGTGCTGGCCACGTTGGGACTGTTCACCTACTTCTATGCGCTGCAACTGGGTGGTGTGGCCATCACTATCCCAGTTCAGCAATCGTTTATCTTGTGGGGCGCGTTGGCCAGTTGGTTATACTTGGGTGAGCGGTTTGGCGCGAAAAGCCTGCTGGGCGTCGCTCTGGTGGTGACCGGATTGGTTGTGCTCGGTCTGGGGCGACTCACCGGCACGCCGGTGACGGGTCAGTGGTACTACGCGATTCCGCTGGCGCTGTTCACGGCCATCGCCTTTGGTGTATCAGGCGTCTTTTGGCGACTCGGTCAACTGCACGGGGCTGATCAATCCACCGGCATTCTGGTCAACACGCTGGCGAGCGAAGTGGTCGCGTTGATCGGGTTGATGCTGGCCGGGCGGCTGAGCGCCTTGTGGGAAACATCGGTCCAGAATTGGTTGGCGTTGTTGGCCGGCGGCGCTCTCTCAGGCATTGTCGGGTTGTATGGCATGTTCACCTCGCTCAAATACCTGAGCGTCACTCGCGCCTACGCATTGAGTTCGCTAACACCGTTGGTAGCGGCAACGTTGGCATTCTTGTTTCTCGGTGAACAACTCAATGCGCAGATGGTCATCGGCATTATCATGGTCACGGTTGGCGTGGCGCTCGTGCAGATTTTCAAACCAACTGAAAAAGCGACAGCATAA
- a CDS encoding GntR family transcriptional regulator produces the protein MSEIARLPRLPRKRLDTIEAYRTLRESIVYGVLKPGERLVEERIAHQLGVSRTPIREALAMLETEGLVKSIPKKGTMVRAFTPTEVKELYDLRILLEGYAAQQAAQFITPDELDQLQALYEEMEACIRSEWPSEEVRSEKVRFLTSKNNQFHHIIIQASRNSQLLALIPQVVELPLIFRSFFWYSKEQLIQSNQHHAQLIEAMRRQDAQTAAQIMAVHIGAARDLLLQDEQIRATT, from the coding sequence ATGAGTGAAATTGCACGCTTACCGCGATTGCCGAGAAAACGATTGGACACGATCGAAGCTTACCGTACGCTCAGAGAGTCCATTGTCTACGGCGTCTTGAAACCTGGCGAACGACTGGTTGAAGAACGGATCGCACACCAACTGGGCGTCAGTCGCACGCCGATTCGCGAAGCGCTGGCGATGCTCGAAACGGAAGGGCTTGTTAAATCCATTCCCAAGAAAGGGACGATGGTGCGCGCCTTTACGCCGACCGAAGTCAAAGAGCTGTACGACCTCCGCATTTTGTTGGAAGGGTACGCTGCCCAGCAAGCCGCTCAGTTCATCACGCCCGACGAATTGGATCAATTGCAAGCATTGTATGAAGAGATGGAAGCTTGCATTCGGTCAGAGTGGCCGTCGGAGGAAGTGCGGTCGGAAAAAGTTCGATTTCTAACCAGCAAGAATAACCAGTTTCATCACATCATCATTCAGGCCAGTCGCAACTCACAACTGCTCGCCCTGATCCCGCAGGTGGTCGAGCTGCCGCTGATTTTTCGCTCGTTCTTTTGGTATAGCAAGGAGCAACTGATCCAATCCAATCAACACCATGCCCAACTGATTGAAGCGATGCGTCGTCAAGACGCGCAGACGGCTGCTCAGATCATGGCCGTTCATATCGGGGCCGCTCGTGATTTACTGCTCCAGGATGAGCAAATACGCGCGACCAC